One genomic region from Bacillota bacterium encodes:
- a CDS encoding 2-oxo acid dehydrogenase subunit E2 gives MRRIIAQRMQRSLAETAQLTLHASADATALVRLREARRAEGIAYDDLLLRALALTLREHPRLNGWLVEDELRLAERVDLGLAVALPEGLIVPVLRDAASLSLPEIAAERARLVERARSGRLALSEVTGATFTLTNLGMYRVESFTPILNAPQIATLGVGRIAPEARATAEGRVEARPTLRLSLTFDHRALDGAPAAAFLDALIGRLEAAEGLD, from the coding sequence ATGCGCCGCATCATCGCCCAGCGCATGCAGCGGAGCCTGGCCGAGACGGCGCAGCTGACGCTCCACGCCAGCGCCGACGCGACCGCGCTGGTGCGGCTCCGCGAGGCCCGACGGGCCGAGGGGATCGCCTACGACGACCTCCTCCTCCGCGCCCTGGCGCTCACCCTGCGCGAGCACCCGCGGCTCAACGGCTGGCTGGTGGAGGACGAGCTGCGCCTGGCCGAGCGCGTCGACCTGGGCCTGGCCGTGGCGCTGCCCGAGGGGCTGATCGTCCCCGTCCTCCGCGACGCCGCCTCGCTCTCCCTGCCCGAGATCGCCGCCGAGCGGGCGCGGCTGGTGGAGCGCGCCCGCTCGGGGCGGCTCGCCCTCTCCGAGGTGACGGGCGCCACCTTCACCCTGACCAACCTGGGCATGTACCGCGTCGAGAGTTTCACGCCCATCCTGAACGCGCCCCAGATCGCCACGCTGGGGGTGGGCCGCATCGCACCCGAGGCGCGGGCGACCGCCGAAGGCCGCGTGGAGGCGCGGCCCACCCTGCGCCTCTCGCTCACCTTCGACCATCGGGCGCTGGACGGGGCGCCGGCGGCCGCCTTTCTCGACGCGCTCATCGGCCGGTTGGAGGCGGCGGAGGGGCTGGACTAG